From the Candidatus Desulfatibia profunda genome, the window TGTACTTGTCTTTAGTTGGATGTATTGCCGCAAAGGCAACTTGAATTTTTGGGATGCAGCTGATTTGTTTGCACCGGTTGTGCCGCTGGGATATACCTTCGGACGGGTTGGTAATTTTATCAACGGTGAGTTATACGGCCGGATTACAACTGCGCCGCTCGGCATGTATTTTCCCATGGCACCTGGATTTGGGCTCAGACATCCCTCACAACTATATGAAGCCTTTTTTGAAGGTATTTTCCTGTTTGTTGTTTTGTGGAATGTTCGAAATTTCAAGACTCCCCAAGGATCAATGTTGTCCTTTTATTTGATCGGCTATGGAACCGTACGGTTCTTCATAGAATATTTCCGCCAGCCTGACGCCCATATCGGCTTTGTGTGGATGTCGTTTTCCATGGGGCAGATACTTTGTGGATTAATGATAGGCGGCGGAATTCTTCTATATCTTTACCTGTGCCGGCTTGAACAGCAATGTACCCTTTGGCCCTAACCCGGATATTTTCTAGACAGATCCGCAGCCGTCGGGTGGTGCCGTTGTAAAGCGTGAAGCTGTTTGAGTTTAAATAACTGGTAAGCCCGTTTGCCGGTTTGCCCGTTGACCCGTCTGGATAAGGCAGGCCGGTGTCTTCATCAACATCTGCAAACCAAGATCTTTATTAACAC encodes:
- a CDS encoding prolipoprotein diacylglyceryl transferase yields the protein MNAFWYWWQHLPQKMDPVIFKIGWFKLQYYGLMYIIAFATCYGLVLLRIRREKRFRISADKIQNLILFLILGVIVGGRLGYVLFYNLSYYLKHPLEIFLPFNFSNWISFTGIAGMSFHGGLIGVLVFSWMYCRKGNLNFWDAADLFAPVVPLGYTFGRVGNFINGELYGRITTAPLGMYFPMAPGFGLRHPSQLYEAFFEGIFLFVVLWNVRNFKTPQGSMLSFYLIGYGTVRFFIEYFRQPDAHIGFVWMSFSMGQILCGLMIGGGILLYLYLCRLEQQCTLWP